In Helianthus annuus cultivar XRQ/B chromosome 9, HanXRQr2.0-SUNRISE, whole genome shotgun sequence, the following are encoded in one genomic region:
- the LOC110878300 gene encoding uncharacterized protein LOC110878300, producing the protein MAVNSTEEEGCDDYSVVVLSDECDSGLHYELPIDFSSPAATEVVIPLKSQLSLDGRLSNQSYINMMVENAVAYSVDVETNNEETLGNLKNEQQLLTKSLQKQISFDMGGKYMQMLMNHSLMLSKFSTRDKIVGEKVVDAPRSRKHKRVGSGFNSRKIVLLFSVLSSLGTIILIYLTLRVRQMGIYSG; encoded by the exons GGATGTGATGATTATAGCGTTGTAGTATTGTCTGATGAATGTGACAGCGGTCTCCATTATGAACTGCCAATAGATTTCTCAAGTCCTGCAGCGACAGAGGTGGTTATTCCTCTTAAAAGCCAGCTTTCGTTGGATGGCCGTTTGAGCAATCAAAGCTACATCAACATGATGGTGGAAAATGCAGTTGCATATTCTGTAGATGTTGAAACCAATAATGAGGAAACTCTTGGTAATTTGAAGAACGAACAACAACTATTGACG AAATCACTGCAGAAACAGATCAGCTTCGACATGGGAGGTAAGTACATGCAGATGTTGATGAACCACAGCCTCATGTTGTCCAAGTTTTCCACTCGAG ATAAAATTGTTGGCGAGAAAGTTGTTGATGCTCCCAGATCGAGGAAGCATAAGCGTGTTGGCTCGGGGTTTAATTCAAGAAAAATTGTTCTCCTCTTCTCAGTCTT GTCGAGTTTGGGGACGATTATACTTATATATCTGACACTGAGAGTAAGACAGATGGGTATTTATTCGGGCTGA